A single genomic interval of Mycobacteriales bacterium harbors:
- a CDS encoding CsbD family protein, whose translation MHKDIAKGAAKDASGSIKQAAGKLTGNERLEAEGAGERAAGKIQKGVGNLKDAARDVLKK comes from the coding sequence ATGCACAAGGACATCGCCAAGGGCGCCGCCAAGGACGCCTCCGGTTCCATCAAACAAGCCGCCGGCAAGCTGACCGGCAACGAACGCTTGGAGGCCGAGGGCGCCGGCGAACGCGCCGCCGGCAAGATTCAAAAGGGCGTCGGTAACCTCAAGGACGCCGCCCGCGACGTCTTGAAGAAGTAG
- a CDS encoding amidase family protein has protein sequence MLVEVTLPEGRVIVDLEDLVLRVEFKAGVNAYLASTAPAQVKTRTLADLIAFNAAEPRETALFGQETFLEAQASPGLDDPAYLKAKADAKRLAGRQGIDKLLSDARVEVLVAESGGPTSVVERINGGRWLGSPSTLPAVAGYPHLTLPMGLVEGLPVGLSFMGTAWSEARLLSLGYAFEQATKARRAPTFPATVNGSPAFDLQ, from the coding sequence GTGCTGGTGGAGGTCACGCTCCCCGAGGGCAGGGTGATCGTCGACCTGGAGGACCTGGTGCTGAGGGTCGAGTTCAAGGCGGGCGTGAACGCCTACCTCGCCTCCACCGCGCCCGCCCAGGTCAAGACCCGCACCCTGGCCGACCTAATCGCCTTCAATGCCGCCGAGCCCCGTGAAACCGCACTGTTCGGCCAGGAAACCTTTCTGGAAGCCCAGGCGTCGCCCGGCCTGGACGACCCGGCCTATCTGAAGGCCAAGGCCGACGCCAAGCGGCTGGCGGGTCGCCAGGGCATCGACAAGCTGCTGAGCGACGCCAGGGTCGAGGTGCTGGTGGCGGAAAGTGGCGGACCCACCTCGGTGGTGGAGCGTATCAACGGGGGCCGGTGGCTGGGCTCACCCTCCACCCTGCCCGCCGTAGCGGGCTATCCGCACCTTACCTTGCCCATGGGCTTGGTGGAGGGCCTGCCGGTGGGGCTTTCCTTCATGGGAACCGCCTGGTCAGAGGCCCGGCTGCTCTCCCTGGGCTACGCCTTTGAACAGGCGACCAAGGCGCGGCGCGCCCCGACCTTCCCCGCCACGGTCAACGGCTCGCCAGCCTTCGATCTTCAATAG
- a CDS encoding right-handed parallel beta-helix repeat-containing protein, which yields MIATALRRLAGLGAAAACVLCLGVAGEAQALPDAKIDQQIRPNFGILLAPPLRHTYRPSAWKPRRGQGGHGYGHGSGYPGAGGSRRPLYLDSITVDCADGRGGGSQLADAIYNLADNGVLYIRSRGGVCRETLEIDHPVIIAGEGPPAFGNVGSGVAKLSPPDGAPCIRIAPGVKGVEIRDLVIEANQGGRSACIEAQDADVALIRSSVRYQGDASAIFVQGGSLIMRNSVVEARTNDAAILADGAAVDILQSKISADVRGLDITPAPGQSRLVQVGVTSPGPGLPGSTAITVRDQRSGAGSLLIANSVIRNWITGVYVDRGAEVELTRNRIIRVRRGVLSDYGKVRVRQNAIAADEYGAYFAGGRPEVAGNRFIGAGVNYERGVEPITEPNYVYSPQGCDYRMPPGAYCRPMIEAPRAITDESGFDASGRYGWEVDGYERGYARDGAPTAWPPIPRRKSRFGRPPPPPPAYPSGGYPNAPPLMGGPGY from the coding sequence GTGATCGCAACCGCCCTTCGCCGCCTGGCGGGCCTTGGCGCCGCCGCAGCCTGCGTCCTCTGCCTGGGTGTGGCTGGCGAGGCCCAGGCCCTGCCGGACGCCAAGATCGATCAGCAGATCCGGCCGAACTTCGGCATCCTGCTGGCGCCGCCGCTGCGCCACACCTACCGCCCCAGCGCCTGGAAGCCCCGGCGCGGCCAAGGCGGCCACGGCTACGGCCATGGCTCCGGCTATCCTGGCGCCGGCGGCAGCCGTCGACCGCTCTATCTGGACTCCATCACCGTCGACTGCGCTGACGGCAGGGGCGGCGGTTCGCAGCTGGCCGACGCCATCTACAACCTCGCCGACAACGGGGTGCTCTACATCCGCTCGCGCGGCGGCGTTTGCCGCGAGACCCTGGAGATCGATCACCCGGTGATCATCGCCGGCGAGGGACCGCCCGCCTTCGGCAATGTCGGCTCCGGCGTCGCCAAGCTGAGCCCGCCCGATGGGGCCCCCTGCATCCGGATCGCGCCTGGCGTGAAGGGCGTGGAGATCCGCGACCTGGTGATCGAGGCCAACCAGGGCGGCCGCAGCGCCTGTATCGAGGCGCAGGACGCAGACGTGGCCCTGATCCGCTCGTCGGTCCGCTACCAGGGCGACGCCTCGGCGATCTTCGTCCAGGGCGGCAGCCTGATCATGCGCAACAGCGTCGTCGAGGCGCGCACCAATGACGCCGCCATCCTGGCCGACGGCGCGGCGGTGGACATTCTGCAGTCCAAAATCAGCGCCGACGTGCGTGGCCTGGACATCACGCCCGCCCCTGGTCAGAGCCGGCTGGTGCAGGTGGGGGTGACCTCTCCGGGACCCGGCCTGCCGGGTTCGACGGCCATCACGGTGCGTGACCAGCGCAGCGGCGCCGGAAGCCTGCTGATCGCCAACAGCGTCATTCGCAACTGGATCACCGGGGTCTATGTCGACCGGGGCGCCGAGGTGGAGCTGACCCGCAACCGTATCATTCGCGTGCGCCGCGGCGTGCTGTCGGACTACGGCAAGGTGCGCGTGCGCCAGAACGCCATCGCCGCCGATGAGTACGGCGCCTACTTCGCCGGCGGCCGCCCCGAGGTCGCGGGCAATCGCTTCATCGGCGCCGGTGTGAACTATGAGCGCGGCGTTGAGCCGATCACCGAGCCCAACTATGTCTATTCCCCGCAAGGTTGCGACTACCGCATGCCCCCCGGGGCCTATTGCCGGCCGATGATCGAGGCGCCCAGGGCGATCACCGACGAAAGCGGCTTCGACGCGTCAGGCCGCTATGGCTGGGAGGTCGACGGCTACGAACGCGGCTACGCTCGCGATGGCGCCCCAACCGCCTGGCCGCCGATCCCGCGGCGCAAGTCCAGGTTCGGCCGCCCGCCGCCGCCGCCGCCGGCCTATCCTTCGGGGGGCTATCCGAACGCGCCACCGCTGATGGGCGGGCCAGGCTATTGA